The nucleotide window GCGAGCGTTCCACTTCGCAAAACTGAATCATTTTTCTGCCAGTTTCATCTGAAAAAATTTAGTAAACATTTGTTGTTTCAATTAAAGCCAAAATTCAAAGTAAAAATAATTTATTTCCATATTAAAAGAGCAGCCTTTTAGAACTGCTCTTCATCATCACTACTATGAGTTTTTAATCTGTAAGTCATTGTCGCTATGAACTTTTAATTTAAAGATTTAATTTTTTCCTCAATATCTCTAATTTCTTCTCTTATCTTTTTTATCAAATGCTGTCTTTTTACTTTCTCTCTTGTTAAAAAAATTCTTTTTTCTTCTACATCTGATAATTTTATTGCTTCTTTCTGTTCTTCTATCTCTTTTAATTTTGAAGTTGGATTATCTGATGTAATTACTTCTATAATTTCAGTTTCTTTGAAATCATCTTTTTTTTGCCCTGTTAAAGTTTTTACAGTTCTGTTAGATAATGCCAAAACTTTTTCAGGCTCTTCAAGTCCCTTAGTTTGATATTTTAAGTATAAGGAATATTTTCTTATTGCTACATTTGCACTATCCCTATCTACACCTAATTTTTCTATCCATTTTCCAAAAAATCCATTTCCTTTATTTGAAAAAATTTGATTGGCTTCAAATATTGCTTTTGAATATTTAAAAATATGTTCCATTGACTTTTCTTTATGGAAAGTTATGTCGTTTTCATACTTTATAAGTTTTTCTTTTTCTATTCCTGATATCTCAAGTTCCTCATAATTTATATCATAAATACTTTCAACCTTTGCAACTGCTGGAACTTTTTTACTGTTAATTTTACTAAGATCTAGATTAAATTTTTTACTCATCTTATACCCTCTTTTTTCATTATTTCTTCTGCTAAGTTACTATAGTCTTTTGCTCCATTTGCATTTTTTGAATAATCAAATATTGATTGATGTGTAACAATGCACTCAGAAAGAGCTACATTTTTTCTTATTATATTTTTTAACAAATAATCTTTGTATTCTTCTTGCAACTGTTCCTGTATCTGATCTGACAATGCTGTTTTTTCTTTTCTAATTAATATAATTCCTGATATGTCCTTTCCTAATCCTTGTGTAAAATTAATCGTAGCATTAAGTCCTAAAAGTTCATTTATTCCAGGTAATATTACAGGATAAACGCTTGAAGTATAAATTGCGGAAGTTGTATAAGCATTAAATGCTGGAGCTGTATCAAATATTATAACATCATAATTTTCTGATAAATTTTCTAAAAACCTATCCAACAGTTGGTAATAATATGGCCCTTGATTTTTTAATTCTTCCATATCTCTTTCTGCTTCAGAGCCTGCACTTATTAAATGTAAATTCTCATTTAATATTTCAGGTTTAAATTTTTTTACTTTGTCAAGTAAATAATCTCCCAACGAAGAATTTAATTCATTAACATTTACTCCAAAATTTGTAGAAAGATTAAGCTGCGGATCTGTATCTATTGCCAAAGTCTTTAACCCTTGTTTTGCAAAATAGTGTGCCAAATTGAAAACAGTCGTTGTTTTACCACAACCGCCTTTATTATTTACAATTGCTATTTTTTTCATAATATCCTCCCTGAAATATATTTATCCTTTATTTTCAGTATAACACTATTTATGAAAAAAGCAAATTTTTTGTTTG belongs to Leptotrichia trevisanii DSM 22070 and includes:
- a CDS encoding ParA family protein — encoded protein: MKKIAIVNNKGGCGKTTTVFNLAHYFAKQGLKTLAIDTDPQLNLSTNFGVNVNELNSSLGDYLLDKVKKFKPEILNENLHLISAGSEAERDMEELKNQGPYYYQLLDRFLENLSENYDVIIFDTAPAFNAYTTSAIYTSSVYPVILPGINELLGLNATINFTQGLGKDISGIILIRKEKTALSDQIQEQLQEEYKDYLLKNIIRKNVALSECIVTHQSIFDYSKNANGAKDYSNLAEEIMKKEGIR